From Primulina tabacum isolate GXHZ01 chromosome 2, ASM2559414v2, whole genome shotgun sequence, one genomic window encodes:
- the LOC142536994 gene encoding uncharacterized protein LOC142536994 → METSTEKVVHLRQEEEDEEEALSLCDLPMIHDSRKTRDEEKSGSNIPLRGIEVQEDFDFCSLSKESEMCAADEVFFQGQILPLRHSVSSEKGLLQYCGSGSISRSVSRSESMEYYSSRSSSISSSHQSSSSGISSAATHPKPHHKQRPKPPQNQFHSHPSPSPRLNSSNRDGILNSNNRNCTKKTSSTLWNIFPLGLVTAPPEIALQDLKTRCSTNNSTNCKNFGSRNSTGSNTSSLSNSSKISQDDKKKKPRGFLSGCMCTNDAADTVSTKVAEIKRSSSESEIQAHKIEVENENEPMKPQASKKQLSHHRTFEWLKQLSVLGPADEA, encoded by the coding sequence ATGGAGACTTCTACGGAGAAAGTTGTTCATTTGCGGCAAGAAGAAGAAGACGAGGAAGAAGCACTGTCTCTGTGTGATCTCCCGATGATTCATGATTCAAGAAAAACGAGAGACGAGGAAAAAAGCGGGAGTAATATTCCTCTAAGAGGAATTGAAGTTCAAGAAGATTTCGATTTCTGCTCTCTGTCGAAAGAATCAGAAATGTGCGCCGCGGATGAAGTGTTTTTCCAGGGTCAAATTCTGCCATTACGCCATTCGGTAAGCTCGGAGAAAGGATTGTTACAGTACTGCGGAAGCGGTTCTATTTCCCGGTCAGTTTCCAGGTCCGAATCCATGGAATACTATTCCAGCAGGAGCAGCAGTATCAGCAGCAGTCACCAGTCATCCAGCAGCGGCATCTCCTCCGCCGCCACTCACCCGAAGCCCCACCATAAGCAGCGGCCGAAGCCCCCGCAAAACCAATTCCATTCCCACCCGAGCCCATCTCCCAGATTAAACTCTTCAAACAGAGACGGAATCTTGAATTCAAACAACCGGAATTGCACCAAGAAAACATCATCAACCCTATGGAACATTTTCCCACTGGGCTTGGTCACAGCTCCGCCCGAAATCGCATTGCAAGATCTCAAAACACGATGTTCAACCAACAACAGCACGAATTGCAAGAATTTCGGGAGCCGTAACAGCACGGGAAGCAACACCAGTTCGCTAAGCAACAGCAGCAAGATCAGCCAAGACGACAAAAAGAAGAAACCCAGAGGCTTTCTTAGTGGATGCATGTGTACAAATGATGCGGCTGATACAGTTAGTACTAAAGTCGCAGAAATCAAAAGAAGCTCCAGTGAGAGCGAGATTCAAGCTCATAAGATTGAAGTCGAGAATGAGAACGAGCCCATGAAACCGCAGGCGTCAAAAAAGCAGTTGTCCCATCATCGAACGTTTGAATGGTTAAAGCAACTTTCCGTATTAGGCCCAGCCGATGAAGCTTGA
- the LOC142536995 gene encoding xyloglucan galactosyltransferase XLT2-like, whose protein sequence is MVPAYASESQTLKKPPPRTFCFFKNTVNLIRSHLSSHPRFWLFVTFLWIQALVISFVRTPTPCFPDRTAVVTHFPLPLSVVTNGTQQEPASRPPPFTDDCPSGRIYAYDLPSMFNRDLVLPNCTELDPWNWQCGIITNHGYGGVATELRPFLPENLFKSWYHTNQFSMELIFHHRILKHKCRTTDPESATAFYIPFYAGLAVGKFLWMNDTSKRDWHCKMMLRQVKKQNYWNKFNGSDHFLTIGRITWDFRRLSDPGKTWGSSFLNMAAMKKVSRFIIEKAPEDEQDVSVPYPTGFHPKTRENLNEWQNFVKNYNRTSLFTFVGATRDWVNNDFRGILLNYCRDEFPLCQLVDCAVSQCSTDSSVILKPLLSSDFCLQPRGDSFTRRSVFDCMVVGSVPVFFWKRTAYEQYEWFLPGDPDSYSVFIDHEMVRNGTSIKQVLLSYSRDEIEKKRAKVIETIPRIIYAKPNGGFRNFNDAFDIALDGVLERIKEEKEWADFLR, encoded by the coding sequence ATGGTTCCTGCGTACGCTTCCGAATCCCAAACCCTAAAGAAACCTCCGCCCAGAACTTTCTGTTTCTTCAAGAATACCGTCAATTTAATCCGTTCCCACTTATCTTCACACCCTCGATTCTGGCTCTTCGTCACTTTCCTCTGGATCCAAGCTCTTGTCATCTCGTTTGTTCGAACCCCGACGCCGTGTTTCCCAGACCGAACAGCCGTCGTCACCCActtccctttgcctttatccGTCGTGACTAATGGGACTCAGCAAGAACCTGCATCACGTCCGCCTCCCTTCACGGATGACTGCCCGTCGGGTAGAATTTACGCCTACGATCTCCCCTCCATGTTCAACAGAGATCTGGTGTTACCCAATTGCACGGAACTAGATCCCTGGAACTGGCAGTGTGGCATTATAACCAACCATGGATATGGCGGGGTCGCCACTGAGCTCCGCCCGTTCTTGCCGGAGAATCTCTTCAAATCATGGTACCACACCAATCAGTTCTCGATGGAGCTAATATTTCACCACCGGATCCTGAAGCATAAATGCCGGACAACGGATCCGGAATCAGCTACGGCGTTCTACATTCCTTTCTACGCTGGGCTTGCGGTGGGGAAATTTCTCTGGATGAACGACACCTCCAAACGGGACTGGCATTGCAAAATGATGCTACGACAggttaaaaaacaaaattactGGAATAAATTTAACGGGTCCGATCATTTCTTGACTATAGGTAGGATTACATGGGACTTCCGGCGGTTGTCTGATCCGGGTAAAACCTGGGGCTCAAGCTTTCTGAATATGGCGGCGATGAAGAAAGTCAGCCGGTTCATCATAGAGAAAGCGCCAGAAGATGAACAGGATGTAAGTGTACCTTACCCAACCGGATTCCACCCCAAAACAAGGGAAAACCTCAACGAATGGCAAAACTTCGTGAAAAACTACAATAGGACAAGCCTATTCACATTTGTAGGAGCCACCCGCGATTGGGTCAATAACGATTTCAGAGGTATTCTGTTAAATTACTGTCGCGATGAATTCCCCTTGTGCCAGCTGGTGGACTGCGCAGTGAGCCAGTGTTCAACTGATTCTTCGGTTATCTTGAAGCCATTATTGAGTTCGGATTTTTGCCTGCAGCCTAGAGGAGATAGCTTTACACGAAGATCCGTGTTTGATTGTATGGTGGTGGGTTCTGTGCCAGTCTTCTTCTGGAAGAGGACTGCTTACGAACAGTATGAATGGTTCTTGCCTGGTGATCCAGATAGTTACTCTGTTTTTATAGATCACGAGATGGTGAGAAATGGGACGTCGATTAAGCAAGTTCTGCTGAGTTACAGCAGGGATGAGATTGAGAAGAAAAGGGCTAAGGTTATAGAGACAATCCCAAGGATAATTTATGCGAAACCAAATGGAGGATTTAGGAACTTTAATGATGCTTTTGATATTGCTCTTGATGGAGTTCTGGAGAGGATTAAGGAGGAGAAAGAATGGGCTGATTTCTTGAGGTGA
- the LOC142536996 gene encoding putative cinnamyl alcohol dehydrogenase 1, whose protein sequence is MGRKVNAWAAMDSSGRLSPYSFNVRETGPDYMLLRVLYCGVDHTDLHQIKGELTSSTTNYPLVPGHEVVGEVVELGAEVKTFTLGDIVGAGGIIESCGECNLCNSNLEQYCNHRIWAYNDVYKDGTPTYGGFSSFISIHQRFAVKIPLKLAPEQATPLLCAGVTAYSPLKQFMGFEMVFKGGILGLGGVGHLGVMIAKAMGHHVTVISTSDKKKEEALQHLRADHFLLSTSEVEMKKAVNSLDYILDTVPAFHPLESYLSLLKPEGKLLIVGAAPQRLQFFASELITGKKAIIGSWLGSIKETEELLNF, encoded by the exons ATGGGAAGAAAAGTGAATGCTTGGGCTGCAATGGATTCATCTGGTCGTCTTTCTCCTTACTCATTTAATGTCAG GGAAACAGGGCCTGATTATATGCTGCTGAGGGTATTATACTGTGGAGTAGACCACACAGATCTTCATCAGATCAAGGGTGAACTAACAAGTAGCACTACCAACTACCCTTTGGTGCCAGG CCATGAAGTTGTAGGCGAAGTTGTAGAACTCGGAGCAGAAGTTAAAACCTTCACATTAGGAGATATTGTAGGAGCTGGAGGAATCATTGAATCGTGTGGTGAATGTAATTTATGCAACTCCAATCTGGAGCAATACTGTAATCACAGAATCTGGGCATACAATGATGTCTACAAAGATGGAACTCCAACATATGGAGGATTCTCCTCTTTTATATCTATTCATCAGAg GTTTGCTGTTAAAATCCCACTAAAGTTAGCACCGGAACAGGCGACACCGCTACTATGTGCAGGGGTTACGGCTTATAGTCCTTTGAAACAGTTTATGGGTTTTGAAATGGTTTTCAAAGGGGGAATATTGGGTTTGGGAGGAGTTGGCCATTTAGGGGTAATGATAGCAAAGGCAATGGGCCACCATGTTACTGTTATAAGCACTTCGGACAAGAAAAAGGAGGAGGCATTGCAGCATTTGCGTGCTGATCATTTCTTGTTGAGTACCAGTGAGGTTGAAATGAAGAAAGCAGTGAATAGCCTCGATTATATTCTTGACACTGTGCCTGCTTTTCATCCCCTGGAATCGTACCTTTCGCTGCTGAAGCCAGAAGGGAAGTTGTTGATAGTCGGGGCAGCTCCTCAGAGACTTCAGTTTTTTGCTAGTGAATTGATAACAG GAAAAAAGGCGATAATAGGGAGTTGGCTTGGAAGCATAAAGGAGACGGAGGAGTTACTGAACTTCTAG